The following proteins come from a genomic window of Frankia casuarinae:
- a CDS encoding inositol monophosphatase family protein — translation MRILSSSCLEAALVAQGSTDAFADAGSDTHRIMDIAAASVLVPAAGGAVIDAFGRPVEIVPDLSRRWSGVIAATPELAHQLADEISGSSY, via the coding sequence GTGCGCATCCTGTCCAGTAGCTGCCTGGAGGCCGCCCTCGTGGCGCAGGGCTCCACGGACGCCTTCGCGGACGCCGGCTCGGACACGCACCGCATCATGGACATCGCCGCCGCGTCCGTGCTGGTCCCGGCGGCGGGCGGCGCGGTGATCGACGCCTTCGGCCGCCCGGTCGAGATCGTCCCCGACCTCAGCCGCCGATGGTCCGGCGTGATCGCGGCGACCCCGGAGCTGGCGCACCAGCTCGCGGACGAGATCAGCGGCTCTTCCTACTGA
- a CDS encoding class I SAM-dependent methyltransferase yields the protein MENVSDNANDRADAELRRRLEEDVHAAAMHDGLDVPPSTWHGLEVARRARGPMTSWEYNRARLADTLDAVASHIPSLDRAILDWAVAAKLPGQSFFDAWERDGYQLPGLRQHSKLLEACITAANPQPADVVLDLGCGDGALVARLPLVARLDLLDSSVRMLERVPLSRPGRKETRLVHADYLDYRPDTRYDAIIAVMSLHHVDHDQISRALEKCYRELFPGGRLVLGETFLDTSALSSQNDIDDVCDVYYRKIVNAAEQNCYRHALKDAQILDRILRRSGEYMRTREQWRRLLTRAGFSVKASRTTSPEIRYGYLLAVRPPEDDQ from the coding sequence ATGGAGAACGTGTCTGACAATGCCAACGATCGTGCGGACGCCGAACTGCGACGCCGCTTGGAGGAGGACGTACACGCGGCGGCCATGCACGACGGGCTCGACGTCCCGCCCTCCACCTGGCACGGTTTGGAGGTGGCAAGGCGGGCCCGGGGCCCGATGACGAGCTGGGAGTACAACCGCGCGCGGCTGGCCGACACACTCGACGCGGTGGCAAGTCACATTCCCAGCCTTGATCGGGCCATACTGGACTGGGCCGTGGCCGCCAAACTCCCTGGCCAGTCGTTCTTCGACGCCTGGGAGCGGGACGGCTACCAACTGCCCGGGTTGCGGCAACACTCCAAGCTGCTAGAAGCGTGCATCACGGCCGCAAACCCTCAGCCAGCGGACGTCGTCCTAGATCTCGGTTGCGGCGACGGCGCGCTCGTGGCCAGGCTCCCGCTCGTCGCGCGTCTGGACCTGCTCGACAGCAGCGTGCGGATGCTCGAGCGCGTCCCACTGAGCCGGCCGGGCAGGAAGGAGACCCGACTGGTCCACGCCGATTACCTCGACTACAGACCGGACACACGGTACGATGCGATCATCGCGGTCATGTCGTTGCATCACGTCGACCACGACCAGATTTCTCGGGCCCTGGAAAAATGCTACCGGGAGCTTTTCCCTGGTGGCCGCCTGGTCCTTGGCGAGACATTTCTCGACACCTCGGCACTATCGAGCCAGAACGACATCGACGATGTCTGCGACGTCTACTATCGGAAGATAGTCAATGCTGCGGAGCAGAACTGTTACCGCCATGCGCTCAAGGACGCACAGATACTCGACCGGATCCTTCGGCGCTCCGGGGAGTACATGCGGACTCGGGAGCAGTGGAGAAGGTTGCTGACACGGGCGGGATTCTCGGTGAAAGCCAGCCGGACGACTTCACCCGAGATCCGCTACGGCTACCTGCTGGCCGTTCGTCCTCCCGAGGACGACCAGTAA
- a CDS encoding SDR family NAD(P)-dependent oxidoreductase — protein MTSAGALDGKVAVVTSSSKGIGRALATGLGQAGANVVVNYKNDRAGAEQTCRRIQEAGGIAVAVGADVGVPEDAQRLIDTAHCELGSIDVLVNNVAHVRLGPAQATTLEDWGDAISTNLRGAFLTTITAVAAMGERGGSIINISTCADTLMLRYHAVYTASKGSLEAMTRHLALRLAPRVRVNAIAPTATRMERNWQDNPDFDRSWSAVIPLGRMATPEDYIGPLVFLASDASSFVTGEILHVDGGWTLQGPAPDMRHYDFETDRHRGRGGPDRS, from the coding sequence ATGACCTCCGCAGGTGCGCTCGACGGCAAGGTGGCCGTCGTCACCAGTTCCAGCAAGGGGATTGGCCGTGCGTTGGCGACCGGCCTCGGTCAGGCCGGCGCAAACGTGGTCGTCAACTACAAGAACGACCGCGCGGGCGCCGAGCAGACGTGCCGGCGTATACAGGAGGCAGGCGGCATCGCCGTGGCGGTCGGCGCTGACGTAGGCGTCCCCGAGGACGCGCAGCGGTTGATCGACACGGCCCATTGCGAGCTTGGCAGCATCGATGTGCTCGTCAACAACGTCGCGCATGTCCGTCTTGGCCCGGCACAAGCGACGACTCTCGAGGACTGGGGCGACGCCATCAGCACCAACCTTCGGGGCGCCTTCCTGACGACCATAACCGCGGTGGCCGCAATGGGGGAGCGGGGTGGATCTATCATCAACATCTCAACCTGTGCCGACACCCTGATGCTCCGATACCACGCCGTCTACACCGCATCAAAGGGCAGCCTGGAGGCGATGACACGCCACCTCGCCCTGAGGCTCGCGCCGCGTGTGCGCGTCAACGCCATCGCGCCCACGGCCACGCGTATGGAGCGCAACTGGCAGGACAACCCCGACTTCGATCGAAGCTGGAGCGCCGTCATTCCGCTGGGCCGCATGGCGACGCCCGAGGACTACATCGGCCCGCTGGTGTTCCTGGCGTCGGACGCCTCGTCGTTCGTCACCGGGGAGATCCTCCACGTCGACGGGGGCTGGACACTCCAGGGCCCTGCCCCGGACATGCGGCACTACGACTTCGAGACGGACCGGCATCGCGGGCGAGGAGGCCCTGACAGATCTTGA
- a CDS encoding LacI family DNA-binding transcriptional regulator — MGGSIEEVAALAGVSTATVSRALRGLPYVAESTRRRVREAAAQLEYVASPQASRLASGHTRTIGVIADLTGWVFLQVLRGAEAVLREAGLDLLLYNPGDDSGPFDALPLRKRVDAVLVPCPPLTLMEMRSLQALNIPGVLVGASVPGFPSVRVDDVGGARTAVQHLINLGHRRIGLISGEAAGDGSDNRETALSTASADRRRGYREALAAAGIECDPGLEAVGGFTWRGGERAMAELFSVESPPTAVFVADDEMAMGALRALRRARLRVPEDMSVIGFGGHDKAEVFELTTVVQPLARQGKIAAELLLSLLDAVPDASQNLDASEVVVLPVSIEIRDTTCRPASGTT; from the coding sequence ATGGGCGGCAGCATCGAGGAGGTGGCCGCGTTGGCGGGCGTCTCCACGGCGACGGTGTCGCGGGCGTTGCGTGGACTACCCTACGTCGCCGAAAGCACCCGACGACGGGTGCGGGAGGCTGCCGCGCAGCTGGAGTACGTGGCGTCGCCGCAGGCGTCCCGGCTGGCCAGCGGGCACACGCGCACGATCGGGGTGATCGCGGATCTGACCGGCTGGGTTTTCCTCCAGGTCCTCAGGGGGGCCGAGGCGGTGCTGCGGGAGGCCGGGCTGGATCTGTTGCTGTACAACCCCGGGGACGACTCGGGCCCCTTCGATGCGCTGCCGCTGCGTAAGCGGGTCGATGCGGTACTCGTCCCGTGTCCACCTCTCACGCTGATGGAGATGCGCTCCCTACAAGCGCTTAACATACCAGGTGTTCTGGTCGGCGCGAGCGTGCCCGGTTTCCCCAGCGTGCGGGTCGATGACGTCGGCGGTGCCCGTACGGCGGTGCAGCACCTGATCAATCTGGGTCATCGGCGGATCGGGCTGATCTCGGGTGAGGCGGCCGGGGACGGATCAGATAATCGCGAGACGGCGCTTTCCACCGCTTCCGCGGATCGGCGGCGCGGGTATCGCGAGGCTCTCGCGGCTGCCGGTATCGAATGTGACCCGGGGTTGGAGGCGGTCGGGGGTTTTACCTGGCGGGGAGGTGAGCGGGCCATGGCTGAGCTGTTCTCGGTCGAGTCGCCGCCCACGGCGGTGTTCGTCGCGGACGACGAGATGGCGATGGGTGCGCTGCGGGCGTTGCGCCGTGCCAGGCTCCGCGTGCCGGAGGACATGTCTGTTATCGGCTTCGGCGGGCACGACAAGGCAGAGGTGTTCGAGCTGACGACGGTCGTCCAGCCGCTGGCCCGTCAGGGGAAGATCGCCGCCGAGTTGCTGCTCAGTCTCCTCGACGCTGTTCCGGATGCTTCCCAGAACCTGGACGCCTCGGAAGTGGTCGTGCTGCCCGTGAGCATCGAGATCCGTGACACGACGTGCCGCCCCGCGAGCGGAACAACATAA
- a CDS encoding AMP-binding protein: MLVPFGARDFLDRAVTVYGRRVGVVDEPDQPAQPWPDLTYARLGETARAQAAGLDALGVGHGERVAIVSHNSARLLASFFGVSGYGRVLVPVNFRLSPEEVSYIVEHSGSEVLLIDPELEEKLSGVTAKQKFVLGAESDAELYRFDAEPTPWEPDENATATVNYTSGTTARPKGVQITHRNIWVNAVTFALHAGVTDRDVYLHTLPMFHANGWGMPFGMTGLGVQQVVLRKIDGPEILRRVEQHGVTVMCAAPAVVNAVLDAVRDWDGEVPGRDRVRVICAGAPPPTKTIQRVEEELGWEFIQIYGLTETSPLLTINRSRVEWDDLPPEDRAGKLVRAGAPALGVTLKLSDSGEVLARSNVILAGYWERPQESAGALAGGWFHTGDGGVIDDEGYLTISDRKKDVIITGGENVSSIQVEDCLFGHPAVAEVAVIGVPDEKWGEAIKALVVLAEGRTATEAELIKHCKERLASYKAPTSVEFRDQLARTATGKLQKFKLRAPYWEGHERQVD; the protein is encoded by the coding sequence ATGTTGGTGCCTTTCGGCGCACGTGATTTCCTTGATCGAGCGGTCACGGTGTATGGCAGACGTGTCGGTGTCGTGGACGAACCGGACCAGCCCGCCCAGCCGTGGCCGGACCTGACCTACGCCCGCCTGGGTGAGACCGCCCGTGCGCAGGCGGCGGGCCTGGACGCCTTAGGCGTGGGCCACGGTGAGCGCGTCGCGATCGTGTCGCATAACAGTGCCCGCCTGCTCGCGTCGTTCTTCGGTGTCAGCGGGTACGGCCGGGTGCTCGTCCCGGTGAACTTCCGTCTCTCGCCGGAGGAGGTCAGCTACATCGTCGAGCACTCCGGCTCCGAGGTGCTGCTCATCGACCCCGAGCTGGAGGAGAAGCTCTCCGGCGTGACCGCGAAGCAGAAGTTCGTGCTGGGCGCCGAGAGTGACGCCGAGCTCTACCGCTTCGACGCCGAGCCCACGCCGTGGGAGCCGGATGAGAACGCCACCGCCACGGTCAACTACACCAGCGGTACGACCGCGCGCCCCAAGGGCGTGCAGATCACCCACCGCAACATCTGGGTCAACGCGGTCACCTTCGCGCTGCACGCCGGTGTCACCGATCGCGACGTCTACCTGCACACGCTGCCGATGTTCCACGCCAATGGCTGGGGCATGCCGTTCGGCATGACCGGTCTCGGCGTCCAGCAGGTGGTGCTGCGCAAGATCGACGGCCCGGAGATCCTGCGCCGCGTGGAGCAGCACGGCGTCACCGTGATGTGCGCCGCGCCGGCTGTGGTCAACGCCGTGCTCGACGCCGTCCGGGACTGGGACGGCGAGGTCCCCGGCCGCGACCGCGTGCGGGTCATCTGCGCGGGTGCTCCGCCGCCCACCAAGACGATCCAACGGGTCGAGGAGGAGCTCGGCTGGGAGTTCATCCAGATTTACGGCCTCACCGAGACCTCGCCGCTGCTCACGATCAACCGTTCCCGCGTGGAGTGGGACGACCTGCCGCCCGAGGATCGCGCGGGCAAGCTCGTCCGTGCGGGTGCGCCCGCTCTGGGTGTCACGCTCAAGCTCTCAGACTCCGGTGAGGTGCTGGCTCGCTCCAACGTGATCTTGGCGGGCTACTGGGAGCGGCCGCAGGAGTCGGCCGGGGCCCTGGCGGGCGGCTGGTTCCACACCGGTGACGGCGGCGTGATCGACGACGAGGGCTACCTGACGATCAGTGACCGCAAGAAGGATGTGATCATTACCGGCGGTGAGAACGTCTCGTCGATCCAGGTCGAGGACTGCCTGTTCGGCCACCCGGCAGTGGCCGAGGTCGCGGTGATCGGCGTGCCCGACGAGAAGTGGGGTGAGGCGATCAAAGCGCTGGTCGTGCTCGCCGAGGGCCGGACGGCGACCGAGGCGGAGCTGATCAAGCACTGCAAGGAGCGGCTCGCCTCCTACAAGGCGCCCACCTCGGTGGAGTTCCGCGACCAGCTTGCCCGCACCGCCACCGGCAAGCTGCAGAAGTTCAAGCTGCGCGCCCCGTACTGGGAGGGCCACGAGCGCCAGGTCGACTGA
- a CDS encoding HpcH/HpaI aldolase/citrate lyase family protein: MSLRSRRSCLAVPGSSPKMLGKAQGLPADQVFCDLEDSVAPGAKESARANVVAALNEGAWAGKTRVVRVNDLTTRWTYRDVIEVVEGAGANLDCVMLPKVQSAEQVAWLDLLLTQIEKVMGFEVGRIGIEAQIENALGLSNVKEIAFASPRIETIIFGPADFMASVNMPSLVVGALSPDYPGDPFHYVLFKILEAARARGVQAIDGPFLQIRDVDGFRAVAGRSAALGFDGKWVLHPGQIEAANEIYAPRQADYDHAELILEAYAWHTSAAGGLTGAVMLGDEMIDEASRKMAEVVAGKGRAAGMQRTVKFEPPVG; encoded by the coding sequence GTGTCGCTGCGTTCGCGCCGGTCGTGTCTGGCCGTTCCCGGCTCGTCGCCGAAGATGCTGGGCAAGGCCCAGGGGTTGCCGGCCGATCAGGTGTTCTGTGACCTGGAGGACTCGGTCGCTCCTGGCGCGAAGGAGTCGGCGCGGGCGAACGTGGTCGCGGCGCTGAACGAGGGCGCCTGGGCGGGGAAGACCCGGGTGGTGCGGGTCAACGACCTGACCACGCGCTGGACCTACCGCGACGTGATCGAGGTAGTGGAGGGCGCGGGGGCGAACCTGGACTGCGTGATGCTGCCGAAGGTGCAGTCGGCGGAGCAGGTGGCGTGGCTGGACCTGCTGCTCACCCAGATCGAGAAGGTCATGGGGTTCGAGGTGGGCCGGATCGGGATCGAGGCGCAGATCGAGAATGCGCTGGGGCTGTCGAACGTCAAGGAGATCGCGTTCGCGAGCCCGCGGATCGAGACGATCATCTTCGGCCCGGCGGATTTCATGGCGTCGGTGAACATGCCGTCGCTGGTGGTGGGAGCACTCAGTCCGGACTATCCGGGTGACCCATTTCACTACGTGCTGTTCAAGATTCTCGAGGCCGCGCGCGCCCGCGGGGTGCAGGCGATCGACGGGCCGTTTCTGCAGATCCGTGATGTGGACGGATTCCGGGCGGTGGCGGGCAGGTCCGCGGCGCTCGGGTTCGACGGCAAGTGGGTGCTGCACCCGGGCCAGATCGAGGCGGCCAACGAGATCTACGCGCCCCGGCAGGCCGACTATGACCATGCCGAGCTGATCCTGGAGGCCTATGCCTGGCACACCTCGGCCGCGGGCGGTCTGACCGGTGCGGTGATGCTCGGCGACGAGATGATCGACGAGGCGAGCCGGAAGATGGCCGAGGTCGTCGCGGGCAAGGGCCGCGCCGCGGGGATGCAGCGTACGGTGAAGTTCGAACCACCGGTCGGCTGA